From the candidate division WOR-3 bacterium genome, one window contains:
- a CDS encoding alpha-amylase/4-alpha-glucanotransferase domain-containing protein, with the protein MIRLALYIHNHQPVGNFDQVFQFAYEHSYLPLIKTLLKYPKVKFGIHNSGSLCEWLIKNHPEYFDYLREALNKNQAEILVSAYSEPILSLIPSKDVVEQIKYFKDYIYKLLGVETSGLWLTERVWEPGLIPLLVDAGIDYTLLDDTHFLYAGLSEEDLKSYFITEDNGKVLRLFPISMKLRYLIPFHPVDEVKNYLKEAGNAENCILKVLGDDGEKFGVWPGTYNWVYKEQWLEKFLDFLSNEDSVETVHLRDIIKKELPAGRIYIPTASYEEMGEWVLPLKAGKNYVELKRNVDQRFYHLIHGGYFKNFLSRYSEANLMHKRMLYVSKNIKDDIDAKLSLWRGQCSCAYWHGIFGGLYLPHLREAVYKNLIEAESHNVKVGLEKLDFDVDGKEEIILSTHALFCIIKPDTGSLIEIDDRKRLKNLTNYITRRREKYHELIPQSRDEGEVRSIHEVVRSKGKDLDKYLVYDKYERAFGIDHNIKEMPTKEDFYYQKNFGEIVTYQLTECKTFEIILSNESLNLKKTIKVDEQRAIIQLKYEGWVKNLGVEFSMGIFNPDLKVNDKYSLYELQEISDIDYFTIQGKDLNPIKFNASEKFILLTYPIETISSSESGFEKIFQGFSMLLIFSKPPAIKIEL; encoded by the coding sequence ATGATAAGACTTGCATTATATATTCATAATCATCAACCCGTAGGTAATTTTGACCAGGTTTTTCAATTTGCCTACGAGCATTCTTATTTGCCATTGATAAAGACACTCTTAAAATATCCAAAGGTTAAATTTGGTATTCACAATTCAGGTAGTTTGTGCGAGTGGTTGATAAAAAATCATCCAGAATATTTTGATTATTTAAGAGAAGCATTGAACAAAAATCAAGCTGAGATTCTTGTTTCAGCTTACAGTGAGCCAATTCTCTCGTTGATACCGTCTAAGGATGTTGTTGAACAGATTAAATATTTTAAGGATTATATTTATAAATTACTCGGTGTGGAAACTTCTGGATTGTGGTTGACCGAGAGAGTCTGGGAACCAGGATTGATACCACTACTTGTTGATGCTGGTATTGATTATACTTTACTTGATGATACACATTTTCTCTATGCAGGTTTGAGTGAAGAAGATTTGAAATCATATTTTATCACCGAGGATAATGGTAAAGTTTTGAGGTTGTTTCCTATATCTATGAAATTAAGATATTTGATTCCTTTCCACCCGGTAGATGAGGTAAAAAATTATTTAAAAGAAGCAGGGAATGCAGAAAATTGTATATTGAAAGTTCTGGGTGATGATGGCGAAAAATTCGGGGTCTGGCCCGGGACATATAACTGGGTGTATAAAGAACAATGGCTGGAAAAATTTTTAGATTTTCTCAGCAACGAAGATAGTGTTGAGACTGTACATTTGAGAGATATTATTAAGAAAGAACTACCCGCCGGAAGGATTTATATACCCACAGCATCTTACGAAGAAATGGGCGAATGGGTTTTACCATTGAAGGCGGGCAAAAATTATGTTGAGTTAAAAAGAAATGTTGACCAGAGATTTTATCATTTAATACACGGCGGATATTTTAAAAATTTTCTGAGTCGTTATTCCGAGGCAAACTTAATGCATAAAAGAATGCTCTATGTATCAAAAAATATAAAAGATGATATTGATGCAAAATTAAGCCTGTGGCGTGGTCAGTGTTCCTGTGCTTACTGGCATGGAATATTCGGTGGTCTCTATCTTCCTCATTTAAGAGAAGCAGTTTATAAAAACCTTATTGAAGCAGAATCCCATAATGTCAAGGTTGGTTTGGAAAAATTAGATTTTGATGTTGATGGCAAAGAAGAGATTATTTTGAGCACCCACGCCCTTTTCTGTATAATAAAGCCCGACACGGGAAGTCTAATTGAGATTGATGACCGCAAAAGGCTTAAAAATTTAACTAATTACATAACAAGACGAAGAGAAAAATATCATGAATTGATTCCACAATCAAGGGATGAAGGAGAGGTAAGATCAATCCACGAGGTTGTCCGGTCAAAAGGGAAGGACCTTGATAAGTATCTCGTATACGATAAATATGAAAGGGCATTTGGTATTGACCATAATATTAAAGAGATGCCGACAAAAGAAGATTTTTACTACCAAAAAAATTTCGGAGAAATTGTTACCTACCAGCTCACAGAATGCAAGACATTTGAGATTATTTTGTCTAACGAAAGTTTGAATCTAAAGAAGACTATAAAGGTTGATGAGCAGAGAGCAATTATACAATTGAAATACGAAGGTTGGGTAAAAAATTTGGGTGTGGAATTTTCAATGGGTATTTTTAACCCGGATTTGAAGGTAAACGATAAATACAGCCTATACGAACTACAGGAAATTTCTGATATTGATTACTTCACTATTCAGGGCAAAGATTTGAACCCAATAAAATTCAATGCTTCAGAAAAATTCATTCTACTTACATATCCGATTGAGACAATCTCTTCAAGCGAATCAGGATTTGAAAAAATATTCCAGGGATTTTCAATGCTGTTGATTTTTTCAAAACCACCGGCGATAAAAATAGAGTTATGA
- a CDS encoding TIGR00282 family metallophosphoesterase: MSRIIIVKLLFIGDIIGEPGRKKVVQSLPALIKKEDISFTIAQGENLAGGIGITENTAKEILNCGVDCITTGNHIWKYKEIFKYLNSETRILRPANYPEGVPGKGYNIFEKMGTKIGVINLEGRVFMRPLEDPFRTGKRIIEEIQKQTKNIFIDFHAEATSEKRALALYLCDYVTGIIGTHTHIQTADEQIIDNKCAYITDAGMVGSSDSIIGVNKEEIIKFFLFQLPQKFKVAKGNILGNGVIINFDETTGIAKEIKRLIF; the protein is encoded by the coding sequence ATGAGTAGAATAATAATTGTGAAACTGCTTTTTATTGGTGATATAATCGGGGAACCAGGTAGAAAGAAAGTCGTCCAATCACTACCTGCATTAATAAAAAAAGAAGACATATCTTTCACTATAGCCCAGGGAGAAAATCTTGCTGGTGGGATAGGAATAACTGAGAATACTGCGAAGGAAATCCTCAATTGTGGTGTTGATTGTATTACAACCGGGAACCATATCTGGAAATACAAGGAAATATTCAAATACCTTAATTCAGAAACAAGAATTTTAAGACCCGCAAATTATCCTGAGGGCGTTCCCGGGAAAGGATATAATATTTTTGAAAAAATGGGCACCAAGATTGGCGTTATAAATCTTGAAGGAAGGGTATTTATGAGACCGCTTGAAGACCCCTTCCGAACGGGCAAAAGAATTATAGAAGAGATACAAAAACAAACAAAAAATATCTTCATTGATTTCCACGCTGAAGCAACGAGTGAGAAAAGGGCACTTGCACTCTATCTATGTGATTATGTAACAGGTATAATCGGCACCCATACCCATATTCAAACTGCAGACGAACAGATTATTGATAATAAGTGCGCTTATATAACTGATGCGGGTATGGTGGGCTCAAGCGATTCCATAATCGGAGTAAACAAAGAAGAAATAATAAAGTTTTTTCTATTCCAGTTGCCACAAAAGTTTAAAGTTGCAAAGGGCAATATCCTCGGAAATGGAGTCATAATCAATTTTGACGAAACGACTGGCATAGCCAAAGAGATAAAACGCTTAATATTTTGA
- the gcvH gene encoding glycine cleavage system protein GcvH, with protein sequence MANIIEGLKYTREHEWAKIEGNVAITGITDYAQSELSDIVMVEPPKVGTQIKAGEAIGTIEAVKAVSDLFAPVSGEVIEVNEKVIKEPAIINRDPYNEGWIYKIKINNPAELDSLLSAEQYKELIAGH encoded by the coding sequence ATGGCAAACATCATTGAAGGATTGAAATATACGAGAGAACATGAATGGGCAAAGATTGAAGGCAATGTGGCAATTACTGGTATTACTGATTATGCCCAGTCTGAACTCTCGGATATTGTTATGGTGGAACCCCCAAAAGTAGGAACACAAATAAAGGCGGGTGAAGCAATCGGGACGATCGAGGCGGTTAAGGCTGTGAGCGACCTTTTTGCTCCAGTCAGTGGTGAAGTCATAGAGGTAAATGAAAAAGTAATAAAAGAACCCGCAATAATAAACCGAGATCCTTATAATGAGGGATGGATATACAAGATAAAGATAAATAATCCTGCTGAATTAGATAGCCTTCTTTCAGCAGAACAATATAAAGAATTGATTGCAGGACACTAA
- a CDS encoding PrsW family glutamic-type intramembrane protease, protein MFVLLLIIAVAPCLFLFWYFYHRDKYEPEPKKYIIGIYFLGALMVIPGMIIEGLLEPLFNATPYKMLNAFLMAFVLVAPTEEILKFLVVKMCVYKKIEFDEVMDGIVYCVSSSLGFATIENIFYVFEYGVGTGVLRAFLSVPGHAFFGALMGYYIGMAKLDKLKEKRYIFLGVFYAILTHGFFDFLLFTKTVLALLVIVLVIILGFLTKGNLKKAEMQSKSRLENNSVTS, encoded by the coding sequence ATGTTTGTGCTACTCTTAATTATTGCGGTTGCACCCTGTCTTTTTCTTTTCTGGTATTTTTACCACCGTGATAAGTACGAGCCCGAGCCTAAAAAATATATCATAGGCATTTATTTTTTAGGTGCGTTGATGGTTATACCCGGAATGATAATTGAAGGGTTACTTGAGCCGCTATTCAATGCGACCCCTTATAAAATGCTTAACGCATTTTTAATGGCGTTTGTTCTTGTTGCACCAACTGAGGAAATTCTAAAATTTCTGGTCGTCAAAATGTGTGTTTATAAAAAAATTGAATTTGACGAGGTTATGGATGGTATTGTTTATTGCGTTTCTTCATCACTTGGTTTTGCTACAATAGAAAATATTTTTTATGTGTTTGAATACGGAGTGGGAACAGGGGTATTGAGGGCATTTCTTTCAGTTCCGGGGCACGCATTCTTTGGTGCGTTGATGGGTTATTATATTGGAATGGCAAAATTGGATAAATTAAAAGAGAAAAGGTATATATTTCTCGGGGTATTTTATGCAATTCTAACACATGGATTCTTTGATTTTCTATTGTTTACAAAGACGGTTCTGGCTCTTCTTGTGATAGTTCTTGTCATAATCCTCGGATTCTTGACAAAAGGAAATTTGAAGAAGGCAGAAATGCAGAGTAAATCAAGACTGGAAAATAATTCAGTTACCAGTTGA
- the recR gene encoding recombination mediator RecR, with translation MPLLDDLIEKLQWLPGIGKKTAQRLAFFLQKMDVSRVKELADAILKARLELKECSICHNLGETDPCEICSAPNRNGETICVVEQPADVMVIEKIGEYKGLYHILHGVISPIDNVGPEDLRIKSLLERIQKQKVNEIIIATNPTTEGDVTALYIAKLLKPLNIKVTRIARGLPTGSDLGLADGTTILRAFEGRSEL, from the coding sequence ATGCCTTTATTGGATGACTTGATTGAAAAACTCCAATGGCTCCCGGGAATTGGAAAAAAGACTGCCCAGCGTCTTGCTTTTTTTCTTCAGAAAATGGATGTCTCTCGTGTCAAAGAATTGGCTGATGCGATCTTAAAAGCAAGGCTTGAATTAAAGGAGTGTTCAATCTGTCATAACCTTGGTGAGACTGACCCTTGTGAGATATGTTCTGCTCCCAATCGTAACGGAGAAACAATTTGTGTTGTTGAACAACCTGCGGATGTGATGGTTATAGAAAAGATTGGCGAATATAAAGGTTTATACCATATTTTGCATGGTGTGATATCACCGATTGATAATGTTGGACCTGAAGATTTAAGGATAAAAAGTCTGTTAGAAAGGATACAGAAACAAAAGGTTAACGAAATTATCATAGCAACAAATCCCACAACCGAAGGGGATGTGACAGCACTTTATATCGCAAAATTACTTAAACCACTGAATATAAAGGTCACGAGGATTGCACGGGGGCTTCCAACTGGAAGCGACCTCGGACTTGCAGATGGCACTACAATCCTTAGGGCATTTGAAGGAAGAAGTGAATTATAG
- the gcvT gene encoding glycine cleavage system aminomethyltransferase GcvT: MAKKTPFYEKHLQYNGKIVEFAGFFMPIQFEGIIPEHETVRTGVGVFDVSHMGEIEITGPDRLQFVNYITTNDVSRLALNQVQYSAMLYQDAGIVDDLLVYNLKDRILLVVNAANTEKDYQWILQNKKFNVEIKNLSDNIGQLAIQGPKSELLLQKIVDFNLSELKYYWAAETKIRGISILLSRTGYTGEDGFEIYMSANDGLKIWDIVFDAGKEFNVKPVGLGARDTLRFEMRYCLYGNDIDKTTNPLEAGLGWIVKFDKGDFIGRDALIKIKESGLKRKLVGFEVIEKGIPRPHQKIYTNDNEIGFVTSGTFSPSLKKGIGMGYVGTTYSEPGTKFFVMAKEPIPVEVIKGPFYKKGTHK; this comes from the coding sequence ATGGCAAAGAAAACTCCTTTTTATGAAAAACATTTACAATATAATGGCAAAATAGTTGAATTTGCTGGTTTTTTTATGCCCATACAGTTTGAGGGTATTATTCCTGAGCATGAGACTGTACGAACAGGAGTCGGTGTGTTTGATGTCTCTCATATGGGAGAAATAGAAATTACGGGTCCTGATAGGCTTCAGTTTGTTAATTATATCACTACCAACGATGTATCCAGACTTGCTTTGAATCAAGTCCAATATTCAGCAATGTTATATCAAGATGCAGGAATTGTGGATGACCTTTTAGTTTATAATCTTAAAGACCGGATCTTACTCGTTGTGAATGCGGCCAATACAGAAAAGGATTATCAATGGATTTTGCAGAATAAAAAATTTAATGTGGAAATAAAAAATTTAAGCGATAATATAGGACAGCTTGCAATCCAGGGACCGAAGTCAGAATTATTACTCCAGAAGATTGTGGATTTTAACCTTTCTGAATTGAAATATTACTGGGCAGCTGAGACGAAGATTAGAGGCATTAGTATTTTGCTCTCCCGAACCGGTTATACGGGTGAAGATGGCTTTGAAATTTATATGTCAGCAAATGATGGATTAAAAATTTGGGATATTGTATTTGACGCCGGAAAAGAATTTAATGTAAAACCGGTCGGACTCGGGGCAAGGGATACCCTGAGATTTGAAATGAGATATTGTCTTTATGGTAATGATATTGATAAAACAACAAATCCACTTGAAGCAGGGTTAGGATGGATTGTTAAGTTTGACAAGGGAGATTTCATTGGCAGGGATGCGTTGATTAAGATCAAAGAATCCGGATTAAAGAGGAAACTCGTGGGATTTGAGGTTATTGAAAAGGGGATTCCCCGGCCTCATCAGAAGATTTATACCAATGATAATGAAATAGGTTTCGTAACATCTGGAACCTTTTCACCATCTCTTAAAAAAGGTATTGGAATGGGATATGTAGGGACCACATATTCTGAACCGGGAACAAAATTTTTTGTAATGGCGAAAGAACCAATCCCTGTTGAAGTGATAAAAGGTCCGTTTTATAAAAAGGGAACGCACAAATAA
- the gcvPA gene encoding aminomethyl-transferring glycine dehydrogenase subunit GcvPA: MHYLPLTPEDEKKILNRLGVGSFEELINRIIPPEIQFKGKIGLPSEVSEIEVRRILHSLAGMNYNTFDFISFLGAGVYDHYIPAIVDSIISRSEFYTAYTPYQAEVSQGTLQTIFEYQSVVCELTKMEVANASMYDGGSALAEACHMACSINNRKKIILSALIHPFYQKVVGTYTKECGVEIIIAPQKDGVTDIDTLRNLIDENTACVAIQIPNFYGILESPQEISELAHKKGALFISVVDPLSLGIISPPGDYNADIAVGEGQGLGIAQGFGGPLLGIFATKMEFVRFMPGRVVGETVDIEGKRGFVLTLQTREQHIRREKATSNICTNEALCALSSLIFLCSLGKQGIVEIGNQCLAKSHYLYDRLREIKGIRTVYNREFFKEFVIQTDKNAREIVDKLLEYKIFAGVPLSIFNKNLQNQLLIAVTEKRTKEELDRFVDLLKKVI, translated from the coding sequence ATGCATTATCTACCATTAACACCTGAGGATGAGAAAAAAATATTGAACCGGCTTGGGGTCGGTTCTTTTGAAGAACTAATTAACAGAATTATTCCTCCTGAAATACAGTTTAAAGGTAAGATTGGATTGCCGTCTGAGGTATCTGAAATTGAAGTTCGTAGGATACTACATTCTCTTGCAGGAATGAACTATAATACATTTGATTTTATATCTTTCCTCGGCGCTGGTGTGTATGACCATTATATTCCAGCAATTGTTGATAGTATAATCTCAAGGAGTGAGTTTTACACTGCATATACCCCTTATCAGGCGGAAGTCTCACAAGGGACACTCCAGACGATATTTGAATATCAGAGTGTCGTATGTGAATTGACGAAGATGGAAGTTGCGAATGCCTCAATGTATGATGGCGGTTCTGCCCTTGCCGAAGCCTGTCATATGGCATGTTCCATTAATAACAGAAAGAAGATAATTCTATCAGCACTCATCCATCCATTTTACCAAAAGGTGGTAGGAACTTATACAAAAGAATGTGGCGTGGAGATAATAATCGCCCCCCAAAAAGATGGGGTTACCGACATTGATACCTTGAGAAATCTCATTGACGAAAATACTGCCTGTGTGGCGATACAAATTCCAAATTTTTATGGCATTCTTGAATCTCCACAAGAAATATCTGAACTGGCACATAAAAAAGGTGCTTTATTCATAAGTGTGGTGGATCCTTTGTCGCTTGGCATTATCTCTCCACCCGGTGATTATAATGCGGATATTGCGGTCGGTGAGGGACAGGGACTGGGTATAGCCCAGGGTTTTGGTGGACCATTGCTTGGAATATTTGCCACAAAGATGGAATTTGTGCGTTTTATGCCCGGCAGGGTCGTTGGTGAGACTGTGGATATAGAAGGGAAGAGAGGATTTGTTCTTACACTCCAGACCCGTGAACAACATATTAGAAGAGAAAAGGCAACTTCCAATATATGTACGAATGAGGCATTATGTGCATTGAGTTCACTGATATTTTTGTGCTCGCTTGGTAAACAGGGAATTGTGGAGATTGGAAATCAGTGTCTTGCAAAGAGCCATTATCTTTATGACCGTTTAAGAGAAATAAAAGGCATTAGGACAGTTTATAATAGAGAATTTTTTAAAGAGTTTGTTATTCAAACCGATAAAAACGCCCGGGAGATTGTTGATAAACTTTTAGAATACAAGATTTTTGCGGGTGTGCCTTTATCAATATTTAATAAAAATTTACAGAACCAACTACTGATTGCAGTAACAGAAAAGAGAACAAAAGAAGAACTGGATAGATTTGTAGATTTATTAAAAAAGGTTATTTAA
- a CDS encoding PTS sugar transporter subunit IIB: protein MFILRIDDRLIHGQVVAGWARPLGIEELIIASDTISKDAWVCNAYRLAVPENISFHCYDIEGCVQYLKDGVDKKRIMVVVEKPVDAYNLVKNDLKVNEIYIGGLGYREGARSIVPYIYLTPEDIEFLVKIHEMGIKIVGKQLPNSQPVDVMKKLTGV, encoded by the coding sequence ATGTTTATATTGCGAATTGATGATCGTTTGATACATGGACAGGTTGTCGCAGGATGGGCAAGGCCATTAGGTATTGAAGAATTGATAATTGCGTCGGATACAATAAGCAAGGATGCCTGGGTTTGTAATGCTTATAGGCTTGCAGTGCCTGAGAATATATCTTTCCATTGTTATGATATTGAAGGTTGCGTTCAATACCTAAAGGATGGGGTTGACAAAAAACGGATTATGGTTGTGGTTGAGAAACCGGTTGATGCCTATAACCTTGTTAAGAATGACCTTAAAGTGAATGAGATTTATATCGGTGGATTAGGTTATCGTGAAGGCGCAAGGTCGATTGTACCTTACATATACCTTACGCCCGAAGATATTGAATTTTTAGTTAAGATACATGAAATGGGCATAAAAATAGTGGGTAAACAGCTTCCCAATTCCCAGCCCGTTGATGTAATGAAAAAATTGACAGGAGTGTAA